CACTCCTAGACAGACATTAGGAATTAAAACTGATCAAAGAGAATTTGCAGTTTGCGACACAGagaaaattaatgttttaaaatcaaataatttaaaactcatgcataataattcatttttacttttatgttgGGAACCACTGGGAGAAAAGTCACTaaactcatttaaaaaaaaaaaagaaaagaaaagaaaagaaaacaaagattaTAAGTGTCCTCAGTGGAAGCCAAATCCCTGGAAGGAAACCAGCATACCTGTGTGTCTGCGCTGGTGCCTCTTTAACTGGTCTGAGCGAGAGAATCTGCGGCCACAGTCTGTGAAATCACACTGGTGAGGCTTCTCTCCTGCGAAATAAACCACTCTCATCATGAgtgaacatcatcatcatcatcgtcactCAAATACCAAGTTTCACATCTGTGCCATTGTCTTTTTCCATCTTCTTCAAAGTGAACATTAACAGTTTGTATGAATTTGTCATGCTTAATTGTAAAAGGCAGCAGTTTGAGGTCTGGGCAGGAAAACAGGCCATAAGTGACATCatctcacctgtgtgtttgcGGCCGTGCatctgcagctgtgacagttTGAAGTATTTCTTGCTACAGCCAGGATAAGCACATACAAATGGTCGCTTTTCATTGGCGTCTGATGACCTCACAACTGGCGGAGCGATACCAGTAACCCGTCGAACATCCTTTAAGAACAAAAGGAAGGCGAATACAAAATGCTTTACGGTGAGTTCACCTCGTGTACGTCTGTGAGTGTAATCgtctgtgtttgtacatgttgcacttgcatgtgtgttaacTCTGACTGACCTGGAGACCTCtgaagacactgtgtgtgtgtatgtggtacTGAGCACTGACGAGTACGGGTGGAGGCGGGGCTGTGGGGTCGCTTTCGTAGCTGGTTGCATGGCCACTGCCGTACAGGAGCAAAATCAGAAATGGACTTAAAGACTGACAATAGGATGCAAAACTTATAGTTTTAGTAAAGTAGGGAGAAAGGCTACATGCCAGATTGTGGCCATCCAGTCCAAATGAAATCAGTCAAAGATAAAAAAGCCCATCCACTTTTTAGCCATCATTACAAACAGGACTTAGCTGAAAAAGCAAGTCCTTAAAGAAGTGAAGTCCAGTCCCCACTTTGCAAAACCTCAACTGACcataacaccaacagggactttaatgacatcacattctaaatacacaggctgttttgcagctataacagcctccactctttTGGCAAGGTTTTCcgcaagattttggagtgtttctgtggaatttttgctcattcatgcagtagagcaacagtgaggtcaggcaaggcaagatttcccttcactggaagtaaggggccgagcccaacccctgaaaaacagccccataaagagatgTTTCtgaacacttttgtctatatagtgtatgaatATGCTCCTGATTTCCCCATGGGCAGCAGGCCAACAGCCATCTGGTCAaactcttctcctccccctccttgtACCACCACAAACCCTGGTCAAGACTGAAGAGCACAGCATGCTATtttaagagaaataaaaagaaggcTCACCTCTTCACGGAATTTGCCAGGGTGTTCATTTGGTTCCATGTTACGCAATCCAGCTGAGATGCCATTTGGTACAAGTTATCACtaagtgaaacacacagcacagccattagcattttacatttgtttcaatGGGTTGAAATATGTTATtacatgaataaattaaaatgttatagAACAAGGTTAGCTCTGAGTCTATAACAGATGAAGGGGAAAgtactgtctttgttttgtttttctttctttattaaTAACTCTGAGAAAACCTGAAATGTAAGAACACGGACAATATTTATGTTGCTGCGCAGTCTTCCTGTCATTTCCCCTCCCTTGTATGGATAATGAAGACATTTCATTGCTCGCTTATTAACATCCTGTCCACCCACCACACTCCTCACTGgcttcattaaaaaacattgGCTCTGAGCCATTCTTTACCTTGGCAGATCACActagtgcacacacacttgacagaaacacacacacacactcggagaTGCTGTTGTGCACTCTGCGGGGGTGAGTGCCTCCGTGCCTAGTACACGATGGACCAGTGCATGACATCACTCTGTCCTCAGTATCATTAAAGGCGGGAACCAGTTTCTGGGGATTTCTGGAACACATTCCTTGAGAAGTCCTTGAGGGAAGGATCGTGCTGGCTCGCTAATCAGCTCTGAACTATGTTAAACTGTGGAAACACTCACTGATATCTGACATATATTCACAGTGTGTATGtgggagcgtgtgtgtgagtgtgcatgtttgtttgaggGTTTCCAGTTCATGCCATAAGCTGTAACAACAGCAAAGTCTTCCCCTCCCTTATCAACTGCTGCTCCAGTATTTGGGTTGCACATGTTCCTTTTCTCCAACAACATCGCAGGACGGCATTCAAAGAATTTGATCCTAATTTACCCTTTGAGATGTCCTGCatccaaatgaaaacaagttgGAAACACATTCGGTGATTAAAATAAGCAGATTCTCAGCCTTAACTACCCCACCTCACacaactttcactttcactgaactgcactgaacgtctcttttccttctctcctcattTTTCCTCAGAGTGGACTCAGGCACATCAATAGTAGATCACTCACTATTTGTTTTGGCCTGCTGAGCACCAGTGGGCAGCACTTAACCTCAGAACAAATTAGGATTCACAGTCCAGACAGTGCAGAGGCAGACGCAGTGCTTAACATGGGATCAAAAAGAGTTCACACTCTAAAAACTACCAGCGAGCAAGCGAGCAATTTGCATGCCGTCTtagtggaaaaaaatctgacattaaTTGATGAGCGAGGAGGCTAGAAACCTTTGGGAAGAGCGGAATTGTACTGAGAAGGGATTCGAGGCAGCAGGAGTGAAATAAAGCAACAATAAGTGTAGACTGGGACAAATAATTTTACCTGTTGTAGTTTCTCAGCAACAGAGCTTGACTGCTTGGACAGGACTCTGAAGGATTGTGGCAACCAAACatgggaggaggagcagggtaCTGCTGATCaactgaacataaaaaaaatgacaaaagtttCAAACTATTCTTTAAAGATAAATTGTTGGGTctattaaatgtcagaaaaaaaaacttttcccaGAAGCAGATCTATTCAAATTGCTACTAACTGCAATTGTCTACTCTGCAAAACACCAAGCTGCAATTGCTCTACAGCAACTTATTAAGCGAAAAATCTTGTATAAGAAAACtgtataaaatatttgaattatttcatGTTCTTTTCATTAAATCAGGCACAGAACACATTCAAGTACAACTATAAAAAATATCCTTTTAAATGCATGTCTGCACAGACGCTCAGCTCCTCTTCTCACAGAGAGAATGGATCAATCAGACAGTCTACAGCGGTCCTTTTCAGGTTCATATAGAATAATTGGTCCCCAGACAGTTTTTGACATTCCAACAGAGTCACATGAAGCGGTTTCCTCAAGTTATCATTTCCAGAGTCATTAACCACACGTATGCTTAAAGAGCGAGAGGGAGACTGTGTTTATGTATGCCTGcgtatatgaatgtgtgtgcagacaggGACGGAgggagatgaaggaaaaaagcTAATAGCGATTCTGTTGTGATATGAAAATTGATGGGTTACTTATATAACCTTGCTGTGACACGACAGCGTTCCAGTCTGTGAGCCAATTTGGTGAAAACACTTCAGGATGCAGACAGCTACCTATGTTGTTTGGTGGTGACAGTGTGTCCTCATGTTTGAAGGACAGGCTGGAGAGCTGAGGGGTGTGGTGAGACGGAGTGTGCCCATAACTGGGGTTGCTGTCTAAACCCATTGCTCCGTAAcctgaaaaaaggaaacaaaaagcaatatgacaaaatgttaaaaagatCTTCTTTGCCTGGTCAAGTCATTAGAAAACCATCTCGTAAATGACTGAATGATTCTGAAGCTTTGCAAAGTCTCCAGTATCTGGTCAGTTATCTGAATCCCTCTGGTAGTAGCTTTTAGTCTCTGGCAGGGTTACCACAGAGAGACATTCATTAAAGTACTAAATCCTCTTTCCATGTAACACACCCCCCCGCCCCATCTTTGGCCTTGTGGTTGCAATATTTATGGCAGGTGGAAAAAGAAACTTGGCAAACCTGTGGCAGACAGACTGAGATGAGCTACTGTagaataatcattaaaaaaaaaacaaaacccaaggACGAGAAGTAATGACTTAGGTGCATGCTAATTTAATTACAGTTGTAAGATTGCAAAAAATTGTAACATTATGTAGTGTTGCATCTGTTACCGCGGTTATCTGAATACAATACATTAGGGTAGATAAAAGGT
The Scatophagus argus isolate fScaArg1 chromosome 1, fScaArg1.pri, whole genome shotgun sequence DNA segment above includes these coding regions:
- the wt1b gene encoding WT1 transcription factor b isoform X1; amino-acid sequence: MLTEPCGAMSMGSDVRDLTLLSPAPPVPSIPAAGGGCGMSVGGGQWTQLLDLHPGSPYSSLPSHHSLIKQEPGWGTTDPIEDPHCGLGAFTVHFAGQFTGSGPCRVGAFGEPTAQPRVFTNGSCLPGCMDSPPAPRSQGYGAMGLDSNPSYGHTPSHHTPQLSSLSFKHEDTLSPPNNIVDQQYPAPPPMFGCHNPSESCPSSQALLLRNYNSDNLYQMASQLDCVTWNQMNTLANSVKSGHATSYESDPTAPPPPVLVSAQYHIHTHSVFRGLQDVRRVTGIAPPVVRSSDANEKRPFVCAYPGCSKKYFKLSQLQMHGRKHTGEKPHQCDFTDCGRRFSRSDQLKRHQRRHTGVKPFQCETCQRKFSRSDHLKTHTRTHTGKTSEKPFTCRWSSCQKKFARSDELMRHHSMHQRNLTKLQPAI
- the wt1b gene encoding WT1 transcription factor b isoform X2, translating into MLTEPCGAMSMGSDVRDLTLLSPAPPVPSIPAAGGGCGMSVGGGQWTQLLDLHPGSPYSSLPSHHSLIKQEPGWGTTDPIEDPHCGLGAFTVHFAGQFTGSGPCRVGAFGEPTAQPRVFTNGSCLPGCMDSPPAPRSQGYGAMGLDSNPSYGHTPSHHTPQLSSLSFKHEDTLSPPNNIVDQQYPAPPPMFGCHNPSESCPSSQALLLRNYNSDNLYQMASQLDCVTWNQMNTLANSVKSGHATSYESDPTAPPPPVLVSAQYHIHTHSVFRGLQDVRRVTGIAPPVVRSSDANEKRPFVCAYPGCSKKYFKLSQLQMHGRKHTGEKPHQCDFTDCGRRFSRSDQLKRHQRRHTGVKPFQCETCQRKFSRSDHLKTHTRTHTGEKPFTCRWSSCQKKFARSDELMRHHSMHQRNLTKLQPAI